A stretch of [Clostridium] innocuum DNA encodes these proteins:
- the topB gene encoding DNA topoisomerase III yields the protein MILVIAEKPSVAQTIAAVLGAKEKKDGFLTGSGYIVSWCVGHLVGLAEAATYGEQYKKWSYDSLPILPQEWKYTVASDKEKQFKTLKELMHRADVSEVVNACDAGREGELIFRFVYEMAGCKKPMRRLWISSMEDSAIKEGFSRLKNGEEYDALFASALCRAKADWLIGINATRLFSVLYNHTLNVGRVQTPTLKMLVDRDAAITTFKKEKYYHVRLVLSGAEAASEKLSDRSEADKLKAACEVSKAVCASLVKEKKTAAPPKLFDLTSLQREANRLFGYTAKQTLDLAQSLYEKRLLTYPRTDSAFLTDDMSDTAAGIIKLLCGKFSFMAGKDFTPELGKVLNSKKVSDHHAIIPTMELAKTDLATLPESERNILTLAGARLLMATAAPHTFEAVTAVFECAGQSFIARGKTVLSDGWKEIDRRYRAALKNKPETDDADSDTEKTLPPFTEGQTFENPTAKVTEHDTTPPKPHNEASLLSAMERAGSEDTDPDAERKGLGTPATRAAVIEKLVKGGFVERKGKQLLPTKDGINLVCVLPDTLTSPQLTAEWENNLTQIAKGKADPAAFMEGIEDMARELVKTYPFLSDDKAQMFKPEREALGSCPRCGSPVYEGKKNYYCSNKECSFTMWKNDRFFEERKVTFTPKIAAALLQSGKVNVKKLYSPKTGKTYDGTIVLADTGGKYVNYRIELSKKK from the coding sequence TTGATTTTAGTTATCGCAGAAAAGCCCAGTGTGGCACAGACAATCGCTGCCGTACTGGGGGCAAAGGAAAAGAAAGACGGATTTCTCACAGGAAGCGGCTATATCGTTTCTTGGTGCGTGGGACATTTGGTAGGGCTTGCGGAAGCTGCCACCTACGGGGAACAATATAAAAAGTGGAGCTATGACAGCTTACCGATTTTGCCGCAGGAATGGAAGTACACCGTTGCTTCTGACAAGGAAAAGCAATTCAAAACCCTAAAAGAGCTTATGCACCGGGCAGACGTTTCCGAAGTCGTCAATGCCTGCGACGCGGGGCGCGAGGGCGAACTCATTTTCCGCTTTGTCTATGAAATGGCGGGCTGCAAGAAACCTATGCGCCGCCTTTGGATTTCTTCTATGGAGGACAGCGCAATCAAAGAGGGCTTTTCCCGTCTGAAGAACGGCGAGGAATACGACGCGCTCTTTGCTTCCGCATTGTGCAGGGCAAAGGCTGACTGGTTAATCGGTATCAATGCCACCCGCCTTTTCTCTGTCCTTTACAATCATACCTTGAACGTGGGACGCGTACAGACCCCGACCTTAAAAATGCTTGTTGACCGGGACGCAGCGATTACCACATTTAAGAAAGAAAAATACTACCATGTGCGCCTTGTCTTATCCGGCGCGGAAGCTGCAAGCGAAAAACTATCTGACCGTTCCGAAGCTGACAAGCTGAAAGCTGCTTGCGAAGTGTCAAAAGCAGTCTGTGCTTCCCTTGTGAAAGAGAAAAAGACCGCAGCCCCGCCGAAGCTCTTTGACCTTACTTCTTTACAGAGGGAAGCAAACCGCCTGTTCGGTTATACCGCAAAGCAGACCCTTGACCTTGCACAATCTCTGTATGAAAAAAGACTTCTTACTTATCCGAGAACAGACAGCGCATTTCTGACCGACGACATGAGCGACACAGCGGCGGGCATTATCAAGCTGCTTTGTGGGAAATTTTCTTTTATGGCGGGAAAAGACTTCACGCCGGAGCTTGGAAAGGTGCTGAACAGTAAAAAGGTATCAGACCACCATGCCATTATCCCGACTATGGAGCTTGCAAAGACCGACCTTGCCACGCTGCCGGAAAGCGAAAGGAATATCCTTACCCTTGCCGGGGCGCGTCTGCTCATGGCGACCGCTGCACCGCATACCTTTGAAGCGGTTACAGCAGTTTTTGAATGTGCCGGACAGTCTTTTATCGCAAGGGGAAAAACGGTGCTGTCCGACGGGTGGAAAGAGATTGACCGAAGATACAGGGCAGCCTTAAAGAACAAGCCCGAAACGGACGACGCAGACAGTGACACAGAAAAGACCCTGCCGCCATTTACCGAGGGACAGACCTTTGAAAATCCGACGGCAAAGGTAACGGAGCATGACACAACACCGCCAAAACCTCACAACGAAGCGTCGCTGCTCTCTGCTATGGAGCGCGCCGGAAGTGAGGACACCGACCCGGACGCAGAACGCAAAGGGCTTGGAACTCCCGCCACCCGCGCCGCCGTCATTGAAAAACTGGTAAAGGGCGGCTTTGTGGAGCGAAAAGGCAAGCAGCTACTTCCCACAAAGGACGGTATCAATCTTGTGTGTGTCCTGCCGGACACCTTGACAAGCCCGCAGCTTACCGCAGAATGGGAAAACAATCTGACGCAGATTGCCAAAGGCAAGGCAGACCCCGCCGCATTTATGGAGGGTATCGAGGATATGGCGCGGGAACTGGTAAAGACCTATCCGTTTCTTTCTGATGATAAAGCGCAGATGTTCAAGCCGGAACGGGAAGCGTTGGGAAGCTGCCCCCGCTGCGGTTCTCCTGTCTATGAGGGAAAGAAAAACTACTATTGCAGCAATAAGGAATGTAGCTTTACCATGTGGAAAAATGACCGTTTCTTTGAAGAACGAAAAGTAACCTTTACCCCCAAAATTGCCGCTGCACTCTTACAATCCGGCAAAGTAAATGTGAAAAAGCTCTATTCCCCAAAGACGGGCAAAACCTACGACGGAACTATCGTATTGGCTGATACAGGCGGGAAATATGTCAACTACCGCATTGAACTGTCGAAGAAGAAATAA
- a CDS encoding DUF4366 domain-containing protein — translation MKNKLKKTMTALCAALILMGGFSVPAYAQGAATEPPAGDATNDSNVVVEEKEETPPLTPKGNATLVDDYGGNKQLITVTTKGGNYFYILIDRAAEGEQTVHFLNQVDEADLMALTENGEAAKKPEICNCTEKCEVGKVNTSCPVCVTSMTGCTGKEPTPTPTEQPEELKEKGGNPGVVLALVLFALLGGGAAFYYFKFLKPKQNVKGDTDLEDFEFEDYDEDEPEADTGETPEDEETEEETL, via the coding sequence ATGAAGAATAAACTGAAAAAGACCATGACTGCCCTTTGTGCCGCCCTTATCCTTATGGGCGGTTTTTCTGTCCCTGCCTATGCACAGGGCGCAGCCACAGAGCCGCCCGCCGGGGACGCGACCAACGACAGTAATGTAGTTGTGGAGGAAAAAGAGGAAACGCCGCCCCTTACCCCAAAGGGAAACGCTACACTGGTTGACGATTACGGCGGCAATAAGCAACTTATCACTGTTACCACCAAAGGCGGCAACTATTTCTATATCCTCATTGACCGCGCCGCCGAGGGCGAACAGACCGTACATTTCCTAAATCAAGTGGACGAAGCCGACCTTATGGCACTGACCGAAAACGGCGAAGCTGCCAAAAAGCCGGAAATCTGTAACTGTACGGAAAAATGCGAAGTCGGAAAGGTAAACACGTCCTGCCCGGTATGTGTTACCAGTATGACAGGCTGCACAGGCAAAGAACCTACCCCAACACCAACGGAGCAGCCGGAAGAACTGAAAGAAAAAGGCGGCAATCCCGGTGTGGTGCTTGCCTTAGTCCTCTTTGCCCTGCTTGGTGGCGGCGCAGCGTTCTACTACTTTAAGTTTCTAAAGCCGAAGCAGAATGTAAAGGGCGATACCGACCTTGAAGATTTTGAATTTGAGGACTACGACGAGGACGAGCCGGAAGCAGATACCGGGGAAACTCCCGAAGATGAAGAAACGGAGGAAGAAACCCTATGA
- a CDS encoding DUF4315 family protein: MANNKIDRINKEIAKTREKITEYQNKLKGLEAQKTEAENLEIVQLVRAMRLTPQELNAMLSGGGIPGMTAAPAEENEQEENADEE; this comes from the coding sequence ATGGCAAACAATAAAATCGACCGTATCAATAAGGAAATCGCAAAGACCCGCGAGAAAATCACAGAGTATCAGAACAAGTTAAAAGGACTGGAAGCGCAGAAAACCGAAGCGGAAAACCTTGAAATCGTGCAGCTTGTACGAGCTATGCGTCTGACCCCGCAGGAACTGAACGCTATGCTGTCCGGCGGCGGTATTCCCGGCATGACTGCCGCACCCGCAGAAGAAAACGAACAGGAGGAAAATGCAGATGAAGAATAA